From Ruminococcus sp. HUN007, a single genomic window includes:
- a CDS encoding iron-siderophore ABC transporter substrate-binding protein — protein MRVAEKTDVTSDTNDMISSTSSAANETSDEEITAGEEISENETEGEFPITVKHALGTVVIKEKPERVATIAWCNHDVALALGVAPVGVSRMNFAVDETGVFPWAWDKFHELGVDNPVVFDDVDGWDYEAIADVQPDVILAGYSGITEEEYERLSEIAPVIAYPNGPWVSTWREQTLINAEGLGKKSEAEQLIKDTEKLISDKLTQYPDVVDKTVAFCWFSADDLGTFYIYTNNDPRASYLGDLGMVMPESVKEAIDDPTAFSITVSAENADKFNDVDMIITYGDDELLKAMQSDPRISAIPAIANGAVVLLDSNDCVAASSTPSILSIPYIIDDYLNMLDAAAKKVK, from the coding sequence TTGCGGGTTGCGGAAAAAACTGATGTCACATCAGATACTAATGATATGATCTCATCAACTTCATCAGCAGCAAATGAAACCTCTGACGAAGAAATAACAGCAGGTGAAGAAATTTCTGAAAACGAAACTGAAGGCGAGTTTCCAATTACGGTAAAGCATGCGCTCGGTACCGTAGTGATCAAAGAAAAGCCGGAACGTGTAGCGACGATTGCATGGTGCAATCACGATGTCGCACTTGCGCTCGGAGTAGCTCCTGTAGGTGTATCGAGAATGAATTTTGCTGTTGACGAGACAGGTGTATTTCCTTGGGCATGGGACAAATTTCATGAACTAGGTGTTGACAATCCTGTTGTATTCGATGATGTTGACGGCTGGGATTATGAAGCCATAGCAGATGTTCAGCCTGACGTTATACTCGCGGGCTATTCGGGCATAACAGAGGAAGAATATGAACGACTCTCCGAGATAGCTCCGGTAATTGCATATCCGAATGGACCATGGGTATCTACATGGCGTGAACAGACTCTTATAAATGCCGAGGGATTAGGTAAAAAATCCGAAGCAGAACAGCTTATCAAGGATACAGAAAAATTGATATCCGATAAGCTTACTCAGTATCCTGATGTTGTTGATAAGACAGTGGCTTTCTGCTGGTTCAGTGCTGACGATCTTGGAACGTTCTACATTTATACAAACAACGACCCTCGAGCATCTTATCTTGGAGATCTCGGTATGGTCATGCCAGAAAGCGTTAAGGAAGCTATTGATGATCCAACCGCTTTCTCAATTACTGTAAGCGCAGAAAACGCAGACAAATTTAACGATGTCGATATGATAATAACCTACGGCGATGATGAGCTTCTTAAGGCTATGCAGTCTGATCCGAGAATAAGTGCTATACCTGCGATAGCAAATGGTGCAGTTGTTCTTCTCGACAGCAACGATTGCGTAGCAGCAAGCAGTACACCATCTATTCTTTCCATCCCATATATAATCGATGACTATCTGAATATGCTCGATGCGGCTGCTAAAAAGGTGAAATGA
- a CDS encoding dockerin type I repeat-containing protein — protein sequence MKKSKLFAVMCSSVLTAAIFTDCIVPLNDRSSVRAEETSSVAIAYEDDYCSGDINGDGVINIFDFSRLNRYLEGNLEFDADQLKAADFNYDRSVDEGDLADMSGYITMYSEMPVNYHRRRLILNAKNFFLKYGETTDIELSIKIPDDWEKNDITVTGDGEKIAVIPFSSLTEGEKSERDGYSYTEYTVSVPVPDLGDNDTRGFSVDLTVQMNGHESYPVMLNRAVKDAKERIEKSGELIGNVSEYANSLPEGSSKEEILSDMKKWIEANPDLEITSTSSDIIHFKTSYGINSFFEIEEESESNENGVESLNTNETVIPESPVENIATVSAFNANNLYKTTDYDDDYDELLNIYHNTPKEINSSCNNLTLLDPDVLLHAPCDNNYVISGSLEDMREIGADLANNILKWGQLDSHFDEFVGNQHSNFSDIEKWNQYGTVFLVYTCK from the coding sequence TTGAAGAAAAGTAAACTATTTGCGGTAATGTGCTCATCTGTGCTGACAGCTGCTATATTTACGGACTGTATTGTTCCTTTGAATGATCGTAGCTCAGTTCGAGCAGAAGAAACATCATCTGTAGCAATTGCCTATGAAGATGATTACTGTTCAGGTGATATCAACGGAGACGGCGTAATAAACATATTCGACTTCAGCCGTCTTAATCGTTATCTTGAAGGTAATCTCGAATTTGATGCTGACCAGCTTAAAGCAGCTGATTTCAATTATGACAGATCAGTTGATGAGGGCGATCTTGCGGACATGTCCGGCTACATTACCATGTACTCAGAAATGCCTGTCAATTACCACCGCAGAAGACTTATCTTAAATGCAAAGAACTTCTTCCTCAAATACGGTGAAACAACGGACATAGAATTAAGTATCAAAATTCCTGATGACTGGGAGAAAAATGATATTACCGTAACAGGTGACGGCGAGAAGATTGCAGTTATTCCATTCAGTTCACTTACTGAAGGCGAAAAAAGTGAGCGTGATGGTTACAGCTACACTGAATACACAGTATCAGTCCCGGTACCTGATCTTGGTGATAACGATACAAGAGGATTTTCAGTAGATCTTACTGTTCAGATGAACGGGCATGAAAGCTATCCGGTTATGCTCAACCGTGCTGTTAAAGATGCGAAAGAAAGAATCGAAAAATCCGGCGAACTGATTGGAAATGTCTCCGAGTATGCCAATAGTTTACCTGAAGGCAGTTCAAAAGAAGAAATTCTTTCCGATATGAAAAAATGGATCGAAGCAAATCCAGATCTTGAAATCACAAGTACTTCTTCTGATATAATTCATTTTAAAACTTCTTATGGAATAAACAGTTTCTTTGAGATAGAGGAAGAATCTGAATCAAATGAAAATGGTGTAGAATCATTGAATACAAATGAAACGGTAATTCCTGAAAGTCCGGTTGAAAATATTGCCACTGTCAGTGCTTTCAATGCAAATAATCTATATAAAACTACTGATTATGATGATGATTATGATGAATTGCTTAATATATATCATAATACTCCAAAAGAGATTAATTCATCGTGTAATAACCTTACTCTTCTCGATCCTGATGTACTTTTGCATGCTCCTTGCGATAACAATTATGTAATAAGTGGTTCATTGGAGGATATGAGAGAAATAGGGGCCGATCTGGCTAATAACATCCTTAAATGGGGTCAGTTAGATTCTCACTTTGACGAATTCGTAGGTAATCAGCACAGCAACTTTTCAGATATAGAGAAATGGAATCAGTACGGAACAGTTTTTCTGGTTTACACATGCAAATAA
- a CDS encoding iron ABC transporter permease → MKKGRITVGFIIVLAGLFFCAALSLAAGARFVPLGDVVSALTDKSMESFDAVVVRERIPRTIFGILIGCSLGISGTLMQSITRNPIADPSVLGVNSGAAFFVVCGIAFFGVSSAYEFIFFAMAGAAVSALLVYGIGSIGYGGATPLKLVLAGSASATALSSLTSIVMMPRDRVMDTFRFWQIGSVSGATYEKIWAFAPFFGIGAVVSIILSPQLNILALGDEAAAGLGAKHAKIRLIGAISGVLLCGASTAVAGPIGFVGLMVPHVLRLIFGNDMRVLIPMSALGGAVLLTLSDVAGRIIGSPGETEVGIVTAVIGGPAFVIIAMKAKVKAI, encoded by the coding sequence ATGAAAAAAGGCAGGATAACTGTCGGTTTTATTATCGTCCTTGCTGGACTGTTTTTCTGTGCCGCGTTATCTCTTGCGGCAGGTGCAAGATTTGTACCATTAGGCGATGTTGTATCGGCTTTAACTGACAAAAGCATGGAAAGTTTCGATGCAGTAGTCGTCCGTGAAAGGATTCCTCGTACTATATTTGGTATACTGATAGGCTGTTCTCTTGGAATATCCGGAACACTGATGCAGTCGATAACCCGAAATCCCATAGCAGACCCGAGTGTGCTGGGAGTCAATTCCGGAGCGGCATTTTTCGTTGTATGCGGTATTGCTTTTTTCGGTGTCTCGTCTGCTTACGAATTCATATTCTTCGCTATGGCAGGGGCTGCTGTAAGCGCACTTTTGGTATATGGTATAGGATCAATAGGGTATGGTGGAGCAACTCCGCTGAAACTCGTACTTGCGGGTTCGGCGAGCGCTACTGCACTTTCCTCACTCACAAGCATAGTTATGATGCCGCGTGACAGAGTCATGGATACTTTCAGGTTCTGGCAAATAGGAAGTGTGAGCGGTGCGACTTACGAAAAAATTTGGGCGTTCGCTCCTTTCTTTGGTATAGGAGCCGTAGTATCAATAATACTTTCTCCGCAGCTTAACATCCTGGCACTTGGTGATGAAGCGGCTGCAGGACTTGGAGCAAAGCATGCTAAGATAAGGCTTATCGGTGCTATATCGGGAGTGCTTCTATGCGGTGCTTCTACGGCAGTTGCCGGACCGATAGGATTTGTAGGACTCATGGTTCCGCATGTTCTGAGGCTCATCTTCGGAAACGATATGCGGGTACTGATACCAATGAGCGCTTTGGGCGGTGCAGTACTGCTTACTCTTTCAGACGTTGCCGGTCGCATTATAGGCAGTCCCGGCGAGACGGAGGTTGGGATAGTCACTGCCGTGATAGGAGGACCAGCGTTTGTTATCATAGCAATGAAAGCAAAGGTGAAAGCAATATGA
- a CDS encoding ABC transporter ATP-binding protein, with translation MKSNFGSKELYTGYDKKTILEDVSIAVPDGKISVILGSNGCGKSTLLKTMARLLVPERGAVLLNGTDITRIPTKRLAQMIGLLPQSPLVPDGITVADLVSRGRFPYQSMLKGLSSEDHEKVAEALDLLGISALADRNVDELSGGQRQRVWIAMALAQDTDILLLDEPTTYLDVAYQVEILDTLAELNRKKNITIVMVLHDINLSARYADYIFAMKNGRLICQGKPDEVITAENIKAIYDLESIIIRDPFSGTPMSVPKGRHCAIVS, from the coding sequence ATGAAAAGCAACTTTGGCTCTAAAGAACTTTACACAGGATATGATAAGAAGACTATTCTTGAAGATGTATCGATTGCTGTGCCTGACGGAAAAATAAGCGTCATCCTGGGAAGTAACGGCTGCGGAAAATCTACTCTGCTTAAAACCATGGCTCGTCTGCTTGTCCCGGAAAGGGGAGCTGTATTGCTGAATGGAACGGATATCACCAGGATACCGACGAAAAGACTTGCTCAGATGATAGGCCTTCTTCCGCAGTCACCTCTCGTTCCAGACGGAATAACAGTTGCAGACCTTGTTTCACGCGGGAGATTTCCATACCAGTCTATGCTGAAAGGTCTCAGCAGCGAGGATCATGAAAAAGTCGCTGAGGCTCTTGATTTACTTGGAATATCCGCTCTTGCGGACAGAAACGTTGATGAGCTTTCAGGTGGTCAGCGTCAGCGTGTATGGATAGCTATGGCGCTTGCACAGGACACGGATATACTACTCCTTGATGAGCCTACTACATATCTTGATGTCGCTTATCAGGTTGAAATACTCGATACGCTGGCGGAACTAAACAGGAAAAAGAATATCACTATCGTAATGGTACTGCATGACATTAATCTTTCCGCAAGATATGCTGACTATATCTTTGCTATGAAAAACGGGAGACTAATTTGTCAGGGAAAGCCAGATGAAGTGATTACCGCTGAAAACATAAAGGCTATATACGACCTTGAAAGTATAATTATCCGCGATCCTTTTTCAGGAACTCCTATGTCAGTACCGAAAGGTCGTCATTGCGCGATAGTGAGCTGA
- a CDS encoding radical SAM protein gives MQKDFDLQDYLTRGVERIVTEAVKATLKNPKESAFMMKFAKASRNASSKRKKAEENGEHIPPFLIASITSKCNLHCAGCYSRCNHATVDSEPVKQLTSEEWLKIFNEADKMGISFILLAGGEPMLRRDVIEAAGTKKNILFPVFTNGTYIDENYSSCAVELAEV, from the coding sequence ATGCAGAAAGATTTTGATCTACAGGACTATCTTACCAGAGGCGTAGAGCGTATTGTCACAGAAGCTGTAAAAGCAACACTTAAAAATCCGAAGGAAAGTGCATTCATGATGAAGTTTGCAAAAGCAAGCCGTAATGCATCTTCAAAGCGAAAAAAAGCAGAGGAAAACGGTGAGCATATTCCTCCGTTTCTCATAGCAAGTATAACAAGCAAATGCAACCTGCACTGTGCCGGATGTTATTCCCGCTGCAATCATGCTACTGTCGATTCCGAACCGGTAAAGCAGCTCACCTCTGAAGAATGGCTGAAAATATTTAATGAAGCAGATAAAATGGGGATCAGTTTCATACTTCTCGCAGGCGGCGAGCCGATGCTGCGGCGTGATGTCATTGAAGCGGCCGGAACAAAGAAGAACATTCTCTTCCCTGTCTTTACAAACGGTACGTACATAGATGAAAATTATTCGAGCTGTGCGGTTGAATTGGCTGAGGTATAA
- a CDS encoding radical SAM/SPASM domain-containing protein encodes MNQKKFNRTARNYFTLFDTCRNLMPVMSIEGNREITDKRRGKGIYDLLVKNMEEFKKRGLIFGASVTVTKNNFKEVTSQYFLDSLADRGCKAVIFVEYVPVSDESSDLAPTDEEREYLAERILHLRKDHPEMVYISFPGDEKSSGGCVAAGRGFFHINSHGGAEPCPFSPYSDINVRNTSLNEALHSPLFTALQSGDLLSGDHNGGCVLFEKKNEVEALLNSKAV; translated from the coding sequence ATGAATCAAAAAAAATTCAACCGCACAGCTCGAAATTATTTCACACTCTTTGACACCTGCCGTAATCTTATGCCGGTAATGAGTATCGAAGGAAACCGTGAAATCACTGATAAACGGCGCGGCAAAGGCATCTACGACCTGCTTGTAAAGAACATGGAGGAATTCAAAAAACGCGGTCTTATTTTCGGAGCTTCTGTAACTGTAACCAAAAACAACTTTAAGGAAGTCACATCTCAATACTTCCTTGACAGTCTGGCAGACCGCGGATGCAAGGCAGTTATTTTCGTCGAATACGTTCCTGTGTCTGATGAAAGCTCAGATCTTGCACCGACAGACGAAGAACGCGAATACCTGGCAGAAAGGATCCTTCATCTGCGGAAAGATCATCCTGAAATGGTCTACATCTCATTCCCGGGTGACGAAAAATCATCCGGCGGATGTGTCGCAGCCGGCAGAGGGTTCTTCCACATCAACTCACACGGAGGAGCTGAACCATGCCCGTTCTCCCCTTATTCAGACATCAATGTACGAAACACTTCTCTGAATGAAGCCCTTCACTCACCACTGTTTACTGCACTTCAGAGCGGAGACCTTCTTTCAGGCGATCATAACGGCGGATGTGTCCTGTTTGAAAAGAAAAATGAAGTGGAAGCATTGTTAAACTCAAAAGCTGTATAA
- a CDS encoding helix-turn-helix domain-containing protein: MEKLLELLKDGRSRTLEMLADELGTDTADISRMLSYLENIGMIRKVSLSAHTCNCGGGSKCSAAECKGCMPQNAAQNMGEMWEVIR, translated from the coding sequence ATGGAAAAACTTCTTGAACTTTTAAAAGACGGCCGTTCACGCACACTGGAAATGCTTGCAGATGAACTCGGTACAGATACAGCCGATATCAGCAGAATGCTTTCCTACCTTGAAAACATCGGCATGATCAGAAAAGTCTCTCTTTCCGCACACACATGTAACTGCGGAGGCGGATCAAAATGCAGTGCAGCCGAATGCAAAGGCTGCATGCCTCAGAACGCCGCTCAGAACATGGGTGAAATGTGGGAAGTTATCAGATAA
- a CDS encoding DUF4869 domain-containing protein produces the protein MLRVYFGDRENSVYNTSVFFRHSYKDSWITEDFTREIVADIDKSQVISSSSIVSPVLGNISPLQLSGGVKALVLMKHYPGKIFNASNCGDNCARWILKLAEEQNFTVCLYHIMDFGSGEFDIRIMNDRKLIVHNMDEFIDAGVKYLREVQS, from the coding sequence ATGCTGAGAGTGTATTTTGGTGACAGAGAAAACTCTGTTTATAATACATCCGTATTTTTCAGACATAGCTATAAAGACAGCTGGATAACAGAAGATTTTACCAGAGAGATAGTAGCTGATATTGATAAATCGCAGGTTATAAGCAGCAGCAGTATCGTAAGTCCGGTGCTGGGAAATATTTCTCCGCTGCAGTTGTCCGGTGGGGTAAAGGCTCTTGTTCTTATGAAACATTATCCCGGAAAAATATTTAATGCATCAAACTGCGGTGATAACTGTGCCAGGTGGATACTGAAATTAGCTGAAGAACAGAATTTCACTGTATGCCTCTATCATATTATGGATTTTGGTTCAGGTGAATTTGATATAAGAATAATGAATGACAGAAAACTCATCGTACACAATATGGATGAATTCATTGATGCAGGTGTTAAGTATTTGCGGGAGGTTCAGTCTTGA
- a CDS encoding heavy metal-associated domain-containing protein, with translation MENIIIIAVLAVVLFFALKGTVKHLKGEGACCGGAKAIKEPDKKLSGPVIYKKVFRIDGMHCQSCANRVKRAINGIDGVSAKLDLIKREAVVKYEKEVVDEVLVKAIENIGYKVVGIQ, from the coding sequence ATGGAAAATATAATTATTATTGCTGTACTGGCCGTTGTTCTGTTTTTTGCATTGAAAGGTACAGTTAAACATTTAAAAGGGGAAGGCGCTTGCTGCGGTGGCGCAAAAGCCATAAAAGAACCGGATAAAAAGCTGTCAGGGCCGGTTATATATAAAAAAGTGTTCAGGATCGATGGTATGCACTGTCAGAGCTGTGCCAACCGTGTGAAGCGTGCTATCAACGGGATCGACGGAGTATCAGCAAAGCTCGATCTCATCAAGAGAGAGGCTGTTGTAAAGTACGAAAAAGAAGTAGTCGATGAAGTTCTGGTGAAGGCAATTGAAAATATCGGATACAAAGTCGTTGGTATTCAGTAA
- a CDS encoding iron chelate uptake ABC transporter family permease subunit, whose protein sequence is MSNTSLLVRNGIRNRHRRCAVSMLILALIAVVLAALCLYFGNTIYPPDVIIKVILGEEIKGASYAVNSVRLPRMLAGVFAGIAFGTGGYVFQTMLRNHLASPDMIGISSGSGAAAVICILVFKIGGTTASVISVAGGLAATMLIFLLASAGGFSNGRMILIGIGIQAVLRAVISYVIQKASTYDVPAAMRWLTGSLNGSQMKNIPVMGSVIITAFIVIALSEKHLKMLELGDSCAIALGVRINLIRGMMSVCGVLMIAFAIAVTGPIASVAFLSGPISSKITGKNNSNAGAAALFGVVLILASDLAGQFALGTRFPVGIVTGLLGAPYLLYLLITMNRSNSV, encoded by the coding sequence ATGAGTAATACATCTCTTTTGGTGAGAAACGGAATCAGAAACAGACATAGACGATGCGCTGTGTCTATGCTTATCCTTGCGTTGATTGCAGTTGTGCTTGCTGCACTGTGTCTATATTTTGGAAACACGATATATCCTCCGGATGTGATAATTAAAGTGATTTTGGGCGAAGAGATAAAGGGAGCTTCCTATGCTGTAAACAGTGTGAGACTTCCGAGAATGCTTGCGGGAGTATTTGCCGGTATTGCTTTCGGTACTGGCGGGTATGTGTTTCAGACAATGCTCAGGAATCATCTTGCGAGCCCTGACATGATAGGCATATCCTCAGGATCGGGAGCGGCTGCTGTCATCTGCATACTTGTTTTCAAGATAGGTGGTACTACTGCTTCGGTGATCTCGGTAGCGGGAGGCCTTGCAGCGACTATGCTGATATTTCTTCTCGCATCGGCAGGCGGTTTCTCAAACGGAAGAATGATACTGATAGGAATAGGCATACAAGCTGTCCTTCGTGCTGTAATTTCCTATGTTATTCAAAAAGCCTCAACTTATGATGTTCCGGCTGCAATGCGATGGCTTACAGGAAGTCTGAACGGATCTCAGATGAAGAATATACCTGTTATGGGTTCAGTCATAATTACAGCCTTTATAGTGATAGCACTTAGCGAAAAACATCTGAAAATGTTAGAGCTTGGTGACAGCTGCGCTATTGCTCTAGGAGTGAGGATAAACCTTATACGAGGGATGATGTCCGTGTGCGGTGTATTAATGATCGCATTCGCGATAGCAGTTACGGGTCCCATTGCAAGCGTAGCTTTCCTTTCCGGCCCGATATCCTCGAAGATAACAGGGAAGAATAACTCGAATGCAGGAGCAGCTGCACTTTTTGGAGTAGTGCTGATACTCGCAAGTGATCTTGCCGGACAATTTGCACTTGGTACACGATTTCCTGTTGGTATCGTGACGGGGCTTCTTGGTGCTCCATATCTTCTTTATCTTCTGATCACAATGAATCGCAGCAATTCCGTATGA